The following coding sequences are from one Musa acuminata AAA Group cultivar baxijiao chromosome BXJ2-4, Cavendish_Baxijiao_AAA, whole genome shotgun sequence window:
- the LOC103981184 gene encoding myb family transcription factor PHL7 → MGPINGVNNSSNPSLASRQRLRWTNELHERFEDAVTQLGGPDRATPKGVLRIMGVPGLTIYHVKSHLQKYRLAKYVPESSADGTRSEKKDDDNQISGPESSSGTQITEALKLQMEVQKRLQEQLEVQRQLQLRIEAQGKYLKKIIDEQQRLSGVLAELPGAGTTAPTPVGHCLDSEKTDPSTPAPASESPIQDKAIGRDNGDTDAIFKSISCDDSLSSHREPLTPDSSCHVRSSSSSPRHESSTKRLRVGAIPGHGKTELVLAHILESSSGSDFQH, encoded by the exons ATGGGCCCTATCAATGGAGTGAACAATTCCAGCAACCCCAGTTTAGCCTCAAGACAGCGTTTGAGGTGGACAAATGAACTTCATGAACGTTTTGAAGATGCTGTCACACAGCTTGGTGGACCAGATA GAGCAACTCCTAAGGGTGTTCTTAGAATCATGGGTGTACCAGGGCTAACAATATACCATGTGAAGAGTCATTTACAG AAATATCGGCTTGCAAAGTATGTACCAGAGTCTTCAGCTGATG GTACTAGGTCTGAAAAGAAAGATGATGACAACCAGATTTCAGGGCCTGAAAGCTCTTC TGGAACACAAATAACTGAAGCACTCAAGTTGCAGATGGAAGTCCAAAAGAGGCTTCAAGAACAACTCGAG GTACAAAGGCAGCTGCAGCTAAGGATAGAAGCTCAAGGCAAGTATCTAAAGAAGATCATCGATGAGCAGCAGCGACTTAGTGGTGTGCTAGCTGAATTACCTGGAGCAGGCACTACTGCACCCACCCCAGTTGGTCACTGCTTAGACTCTGAGAAGACGGACCCATCAACACCAGCTCCAGCTTCAGAATCCCCCATCCAAGATAAAGCCATTGGTAGGGACAATGGAGATACTGATGCCATCTTCAAGagcatttcatgtgatgattcgtTATCCTCCCACCGGGAGCCACTGACCCCTGACTCCAGCTGCCATGTTCGCTCCTCTTCATCAAGCCCAAGGCATGAGAGCTCTACCAAGAGGCTGCGGGTTGGTGCCATCCCTGGGCATGGGAAGACAGAGTTGGTGCTTGCTCATATACTAGAGTCAAGCTCGGGCTCAGACTTCCAACACTGA